A DNA window from Deltaproteobacteria bacterium contains the following coding sequences:
- a CDS encoding methyltransferase domain-containing protein — translation MAEIEAHESKLYAELAPLYDKVFGKIFYSRLQRVIEDIDIPAGAKVLEVGAGTGTSFPAYPSHCEITGIDLAPDMLARAKQKIVENEWRHINVRVMNALELDFPDNTFDYVMAFHVVTVVPDPVRMVAEAKRVCKPGGRIVIVNHFTSEFPLVGSLTQALDPLTRWLGWRTDLKLKPFIETAHLKVDKAYKLSKTSLYTVVLGRNDRNGFRAVRERA, via the coding sequence ATGGCTGAGATTGAAGCACACGAAAGCAAGCTCTACGCAGAACTTGCCCCACTCTACGACAAGGTTTTCGGCAAAATCTTTTACTCACGCCTGCAGCGCGTGATTGAGGACATTGACATCCCCGCCGGCGCGAAAGTGCTCGAAGTTGGCGCCGGCACCGGCACTTCTTTTCCCGCATATCCAAGCCATTGTGAAATTACCGGCATCGATCTGGCGCCGGACATGTTGGCCCGTGCCAAGCAAAAAATCGTCGAGAACGAGTGGCGGCATATCAATGTCCGGGTCATGAACGCGTTGGAACTGGACTTCCCGGATAACACTTTCGATTACGTCATGGCATTTCATGTCGTTACCGTCGTGCCGGACCCAGTGCGCATGGTCGCCGAAGCCAAGCGAGTGTGTAAGCCGGGCGGGCGCATCGTCATCGTCAACCACTTCACCAGCGAGTTTCCCCTCGTCGGCTCGCTCACCCAAGCGTTGGATCCGCTGACGCGCTGGCTCGGCTGGCGCACCGATTTAAAGCTCAAGCCATTTATCGAAACCGCCCACCTTAAAGTCGACAAGGCCTACAAGCTGTCGAAGACCTCTCTCTACACCGTTGTGCTCGGCCGCAACGACCGCAACGGCTTTCGCGCCGTGCGCGAGCGGGCCTGA
- a CDS encoding helix-turn-helix domain-containing protein codes for MLKRDEELLNSRQVAMILDLSPDTVNEFARKNILPAFKKGKQWRFRKRDISVFYKKQNKDIRDA; via the coding sequence ATGTTAAAAAGAGACGAGGAGCTGTTAAACAGCCGACAAGTCGCGATGATTCTCGACTTGAGCCCCGACACAGTCAATGAATTCGCTCGGAAGAACATTCTGCCCGCCTTCAAGAAGGGCAAGCAGTGGCGATTTCGCAAACGCGACATCTCCGTCTTCTACAAGAAACAGAACAAAGATATTCGCGATGCGTAG
- a CDS encoding AsmA family protein has translation MKRAGKILAFLCFGGFLLLGAGVLAFYHLIQSGDFRAFLVHEIEQQTQFKVQLGDGSLEVGRIIGVGFRNVAFAEPEGGSNALTAQHVTARVALLPLLRRRFIVNEVRLSAPVVRLVRDRDGKFPLLDRLANLPFLQQDHGQFSVDLRAIRISAGAVDFEDHYLEKDPVQTQLRHLDLDLKRLRGQALREFLQKLVRQQIDSDQGVLEFDLKTAVERERQRARVQAAGTMMFPSEKLEFAKMRLKATAQVNDAPAALIQALSSGRIAAKSLNGNFDAQLVVEGQVQQKLQLKGDIKFAGLAVEAPALFSAPLNPGKGELTVQLDWQPPHLLDVARFDLNTSDLKLNARGVLRKMPNQQAQIQLSALAPSLSVAVFKKYLPAKGLASPQLDQLMTSLQEGEIEIKRLGLAANLGELKQLSFDGLRDRLSLEVELRKFAGRFGANSLPMRGVQGNVTFDKGLFSLKNLRGSYGQTRLDDLDGTYRVLAQGQSHLDVRSQGELDLAELREQLKQDGAPVQLAKLSQQLREAAGRAKFEIALQRTTPAPPVAEGKLILDGARLHFDRYALADVKGELVFTPQEIRAEKARAVLNGSPAQIRFSARNYAAENGVFDLRVDSNEMKAGVVTTLFQPKASLSDPGMVRGWVRYQGPLANREGRKFTGNLELAGVQLHLQPLLQPLRELNGTIKFDDGGIDFQNIQGLLVGAPASVNGRWRFGQKTPLFFDFASANLDLQYLMTQIDHEAAEFYANLEAVGKISLARGRYKSFEFTDLKTDVVIDHRVWKLSRLALNAGGGTLQGTAVIHDKPDVVEFSVEPKMQSVPVRNLLSWFEGGRAEMTGRVNIAGRLESVGKDGAERLKNLSGAFHLRVEDGTIRRMRVLVQILNLLDLSRWFTFQVPDFDKRGINFRSITADFKVNRGVYTTNNLIVDSDDLRMTGAGKIDSPKDEMEFTIAVRPFAGIDTGLNQIPLIGTGIAAIKNSFLVANFNIKGSMDNPTITPAPLSTLSEWVLGILRIPKSMLTLPGGEKKDPAEVAPREPPQ, from the coding sequence ATGAAACGCGCCGGCAAGATTCTCGCTTTCCTCTGCTTCGGCGGCTTCCTGCTACTAGGGGCCGGAGTGCTGGCGTTTTATCATCTGATCCAGTCCGGCGATTTTCGCGCTTTTTTGGTGCACGAAATCGAGCAGCAGACCCAATTCAAAGTTCAACTCGGCGACGGCAGTTTGGAAGTTGGCCGCATCATTGGCGTTGGCTTTCGCAACGTTGCTTTTGCCGAGCCCGAGGGCGGAAGCAACGCGCTGACGGCGCAGCATGTTACGGCGCGGGTGGCGCTCTTGCCGTTGCTGCGGCGCCGTTTCATTGTCAACGAGGTCCGCCTGAGCGCTCCGGTTGTGCGCCTGGTGCGCGACCGGGACGGCAAATTTCCTTTGTTGGACCGCTTGGCCAATTTGCCCTTTCTGCAACAAGATCATGGGCAATTTAGCGTTGACCTGCGCGCCATTCGGATCAGCGCTGGGGCGGTCGACTTCGAGGACCACTATCTCGAAAAAGATCCGGTCCAGACCCAGCTGCGTCACCTCGACCTCGATCTTAAGCGATTGCGCGGCCAAGCGCTGCGCGAATTTCTCCAAAAGCTCGTGCGCCAGCAGATCGATTCGGATCAAGGGGTGCTCGAGTTCGATTTGAAAACTGCCGTTGAGCGCGAGCGCCAACGGGCCAGAGTGCAGGCCGCTGGCACGATGATGTTTCCCAGTGAGAAACTGGAATTCGCGAAGATGCGATTGAAGGCGACGGCACAGGTAAACGACGCGCCGGCGGCGCTGATCCAAGCGCTTTCCAGCGGTCGCATCGCCGCCAAATCGCTCAACGGCAACTTCGATGCACAGCTGGTCGTGGAGGGTCAAGTGCAGCAAAAGCTGCAGTTGAAGGGCGATATCAAATTCGCCGGCCTTGCCGTCGAGGCGCCGGCGCTGTTTTCGGCGCCGCTAAACCCGGGCAAGGGCGAGTTAACCGTGCAGCTAGACTGGCAGCCGCCGCACTTGCTGGACGTGGCGCGCTTCGATCTCAACACTAGCGATCTCAAGCTCAACGCCCGCGGCGTGTTGCGAAAGATGCCCAACCAGCAGGCGCAAATTCAATTGAGCGCACTGGCGCCGTCCCTATCCGTGGCGGTTTTCAAAAAATATCTGCCGGCAAAAGGGCTTGCCTCGCCGCAGCTCGATCAACTCATGACGTCGCTCCAAGAAGGCGAGATCGAGATCAAGCGCTTGGGCTTGGCGGCCAATCTCGGCGAGCTAAAGCAGCTTAGTTTCGACGGCCTGCGCGACCGGCTCAGCCTCGAAGTGGAGCTGCGCAAATTTGCCGGCCGGTTCGGCGCCAATTCTTTGCCCATGCGGGGTGTGCAGGGGAACGTGACCTTTGACAAGGGGCTGTTTTCGCTAAAGAACCTTCGCGGCAGCTATGGCCAGACTCGCCTTGATGATCTCGATGGCACCTACCGGGTTTTAGCCCAGGGGCAGAGTCATCTCGATGTGCGCAGCCAGGGAGAATTGGACCTGGCCGAGCTGCGCGAGCAGTTGAAGCAAGACGGCGCGCCGGTACAGCTCGCCAAACTCAGCCAGCAGCTGCGCGAGGCTGCCGGCCGCGCCAAGTTCGAGATCGCCCTGCAGCGCACCACGCCGGCGCCTCCGGTGGCAGAGGGAAAACTCATTCTCGATGGTGCGCGTCTGCATTTCGATCGCTATGCGTTGGCGGATGTCAAAGGCGAGCTGGTTTTCACGCCGCAAGAAATCCGCGCTGAGAAAGCGCGGGCGGTGCTCAACGGTTCGCCGGCGCAGATTCGCTTTAGCGCGCGCAATTACGCCGCGGAGAACGGCGTGTTCGACCTGCGCGTCGACTCGAACGAAATGAAGGCCGGCGTCGTCACCACACTCTTTCAACCGAAAGCCAGCTTGTCCGACCCCGGCATGGTGCGCGGCTGGGTGCGCTACCAGGGACCGTTGGCCAATCGTGAAGGGCGCAAGTTCACCGGCAATCTGGAGCTCGCCGGCGTGCAGCTCCACTTGCAGCCATTGCTGCAGCCGCTGCGTGAGTTGAACGGCACCATCAAGTTCGACGACGGCGGCATCGATTTTCAGAACATTCAGGGCTTGCTCGTGGGCGCGCCTGCCAGCGTCAATGGGCGCTGGCGCTTTGGCCAAAAAACGCCGCTGTTTTTCGACTTCGCCTCGGCCAATCTCGATCTGCAATATTTGATGACGCAGATCGACCATGAAGCCGCTGAGTTCTACGCCAATCTCGAGGCGGTGGGCAAGATTAGCCTGGCGCGCGGCCGCTACAAGTCGTTCGAGTTTACCGATCTCAAGACCGACGTCGTGATCGACCATAGGGTCTGGAAACTATCGCGGCTGGCGCTCAACGCCGGCGGCGGCACACTGCAGGGGACTGCGGTGATTCATGACAAGCCGGACGTGGTCGAGTTCAGCGTCGAACCGAAAATGCAGAGCGTGCCGGTGCGCAACCTGTTGTCCTGGTTCGAGGGCGGCCGAGCCGAGATGACCGGCCGCGTCAACATCGCCGGCCGGCTGGAATCGGTCGGTAAAGATGGCGCCGAACGGCTCAAGAACCTCTCCGGCGCGTTTCACTTGCGCGTCGAGGACGGCACTATTCGCCGCATGCGTGTCCTCGTGCAGATTCTCAACCTGTTGGATCTGTCGCGCTGGTTTACGTTTCAGGTGCCGGACTTCGACAAGCGCGGCATCAACTTCCGCAGCATCACTGCCGACTTCAAAGTCAATCGCGGTGTGTACACGACGAACAATCTGATCGTTGACAGCGACGATTTGCGCATGACGGGGGCGGGCAAAATCGATTCGCCCAAAGATGAGATGGAATTTACCATCGCCGTGCGGCCTTTTGCCGGCATCGATACCGGCTTAAATCAGATTCCGCTCATCGGTACCGGTATCGCCGCCATCAAAAATTCATTCTTGGTGGCGAATTTCAACATCAAAGGCTCCATGGACAATCCGACGATTACGCCGGCGCCGCTGAGCACGCTATCGGAATGGGTTCTGGGCATTTTGCGTATTCCTAAAAGCATGTTGACTCTGCCGGGCGGTGAGAAAAAGGATCCTGCCGAAGTGGCGCCTCGCGAGCCACCGCAATGA
- a CDS encoding glutaredoxin family protein: MTVRLTLYTRRDCCLCDEMKAAIRDAAAHCDFSLDEIDVDGSDDLRERYGDQVPVLLIDGYKAFKYRVTSKALTRRLQKRPSLLNRFLR, translated from the coding sequence ATGACGGTGCGGCTCACGCTGTACACGCGCCGGGATTGCTGTTTGTGCGATGAGATGAAGGCGGCGATCCGCGATGCTGCCGCGCACTGTGATTTCTCTCTGGATGAAATCGACGTCGACGGCTCCGACGACCTGCGCGAGCGCTACGGCGACCAGGTGCCGGTGCTGTTGATCGATGGCTACAAGGCATTTAAGTATCGAGTGACGTCAAAGGCGCTAACCCGGCGTCTGCAGAAGCGTCCCTCATTGCTCAACCGGTTCTTGAGATGA
- the typA gene encoding translational GTPase TypA, with protein sequence MTQSSVVRRDDVRNIAIIAHVDHGKTTLVDALLHQSGIFRANEHVAERVMDSMDLERERGITIMAKNTTIHYGNVKINIVDTPGHADFGGEVERTLAMVDGVMLLVDASEGPLPQTRFVLKKALEAKLPPIICINKIDRADARVTQVLDEIYDLFIDLDATEDQLDFPVVYTNARAGTATRDLKVAGENLKPMFDLIVETLPGPIIDPNMSTQFQANNLDYNDYVGRLAVGRLKNGKLAVGNYTLCRVDGSQQLVKVTQVYGWQGLKRVEVPSADAGDIVAIAGIEDVGIGDTISDKENPKPLPALRIDEPTIAMIFSANNSPWSGREGQFVTSRKLRERLYFEQKKNVSLRIADTEQPDAFQVTGRGEFALAIIIETMRREGYELMVSKPTVVTREINGALNEPIELLVIDIPEDFIGVVSQLLAMRKGKMTKMIHAGSSRVRLEFSVPSRGLIGFRSRFLTDTRGTGIMNALFDGWAPWHGTIQARSNGAMVSDREGTATPYAVFHLQERGVIFIPPGARVYEGMVVGEYSRDVDLNVNIVREKKLTNIRAAGRDENIIITPHREMGLEEGLDWIADDELVEVTPESIRLRKKILKQQERPRRRQEAE encoded by the coding sequence ATGACACAATCTTCGGTAGTTCGGCGCGACGATGTGCGCAACATCGCCATCATCGCCCATGTCGACCATGGCAAAACGACTTTGGTCGACGCATTACTGCACCAAAGCGGGATTTTTCGTGCCAATGAGCATGTCGCCGAGCGGGTGATGGACTCCATGGACTTGGAGCGTGAGCGCGGCATCACCATCATGGCGAAGAACACGACGATCCACTACGGCAATGTGAAGATCAATATCGTCGACACGCCCGGCCACGCCGATTTTGGCGGCGAGGTCGAGCGCACGCTCGCCATGGTCGACGGCGTCATGCTTTTGGTCGATGCTTCCGAGGGGCCGTTGCCGCAGACCCGCTTCGTGCTCAAGAAAGCACTGGAAGCCAAGCTGCCGCCGATTATCTGCATCAATAAAATCGACCGCGCCGACGCGCGCGTGACGCAAGTACTGGACGAAATCTACGATCTGTTCATCGATCTCGACGCCACCGAAGATCAACTAGATTTTCCCGTCGTCTACACCAACGCGCGCGCCGGCACGGCAACGCGAGATCTAAAAGTCGCCGGTGAAAACCTCAAACCGATGTTCGACCTGATCGTCGAAACTCTGCCGGGTCCGATCATCGACCCGAATATGTCGACGCAGTTTCAGGCCAACAATCTCGACTACAACGACTACGTCGGCCGGCTCGCGGTCGGTCGCTTGAAAAACGGCAAACTGGCGGTGGGCAACTATACCCTTTGCCGCGTCGATGGCAGCCAGCAACTCGTCAAAGTCACGCAAGTCTACGGTTGGCAAGGCCTGAAGCGGGTCGAAGTTCCGAGCGCCGACGCCGGTGACATCGTCGCCATCGCCGGCATCGAAGACGTCGGCATCGGCGACACGATTAGCGACAAGGAAAATCCCAAGCCACTGCCGGCCCTGCGCATCGACGAGCCGACCATCGCGATGATCTTCAGCGCCAACAACTCGCCGTGGTCCGGCCGCGAGGGGCAGTTCGTCACCTCGCGCAAACTGCGCGAGCGGCTCTATTTCGAGCAAAAGAAAAACGTCAGCCTGCGCATCGCCGACACCGAGCAGCCCGATGCTTTCCAAGTCACCGGCCGCGGCGAATTCGCGTTGGCGATCATCATCGAAACCATGCGCCGCGAGGGCTACGAGCTGATGGTTTCGAAACCAACCGTCGTGACTCGAGAGATCAACGGCGCGCTCAATGAACCCATCGAGCTGCTCGTCATCGACATCCCGGAAGATTTTATCGGCGTGGTCTCGCAGCTCCTAGCGATGCGCAAAGGCAAGATGACGAAAATGATTCACGCCGGCTCGAGCCGGGTGCGTTTAGAATTCTCAGTACCGTCGCGCGGCCTGATCGGCTTTCGCTCGCGCTTTTTGACCGACACCCGCGGCACCGGCATCATGAACGCGCTCTTCGACGGCTGGGCGCCCTGGCATGGGACAATTCAGGCGCGCAGCAACGGCGCCATGGTGTCAGACCGCGAAGGCACCGCTACTCCCTATGCTGTGTTTCATCTGCAGGAGCGCGGCGTGATTTTCATTCCGCCCGGTGCGCGGGTCTACGAAGGCATGGTCGTCGGCGAATACTCGCGCGACGTCGATTTAAACGTCAATATCGTGCGCGAGAAAAAGCTCACCAACATCCGCGCCGCCGGCCGCGACGAGAACATCATCATCACACCGCACCGGGAAATGGGTTTGGAAGAGGGACTCGATTGGATTGCCGACGACGAGCTAGTCGAAGTCACACCGGAGTCGATTCGCCTACGAAAGAAGATTCTCAAACAGCAAGAGCGGCCGCGCCGCCGCCAAGAGGCAGAATAG
- a CDS encoding HD domain-containing protein, producing the protein MSLDERAEALERKMSDDLDKVLSKSALFNMADGKLGAVGADETARQGKYFLMGDDPRLPKMPAKPTLLDYFDYRAKGINHMLQSATHALKASMPEKTILACLLHDIANAIFIKSDHGYWGAQLIEPYVDEEVSWAVRAHQALRFFADDSVGYAYPEAYVRSLGRDYEPDDYIKEAYQRARNHKWYMTARMITVHDIYSFDPNAVVSWEPFADLVGRHFKQPKEGLGFDNSPVAHMWRTIRRPTKYL; encoded by the coding sequence ATGTCGTTGGACGAGCGGGCCGAGGCCCTTGAGCGCAAGATGAGCGATGATCTCGACAAGGTGCTGTCGAAATCAGCGCTGTTTAACATGGCGGACGGCAAGCTCGGCGCCGTCGGCGCTGACGAGACCGCTAGGCAGGGCAAGTATTTTCTTATGGGCGACGATCCACGGCTGCCGAAGATGCCAGCCAAGCCGACGCTACTCGATTATTTCGACTACCGCGCCAAGGGCATCAATCATATGCTGCAAAGCGCGACCCACGCGCTCAAGGCCTCCATGCCGGAGAAAACGATTCTCGCCTGCTTGCTGCACGACATCGCCAACGCGATCTTCATCAAGAGCGACCACGGCTACTGGGGCGCGCAGTTGATCGAGCCCTACGTCGACGAAGAAGTGAGCTGGGCCGTGCGCGCACACCAGGCGTTGCGCTTCTTTGCCGACGATTCGGTCGGCTACGCCTATCCCGAAGCGTACGTCAGAAGTTTAGGGCGCGACTACGAGCCCGACGACTACATCAAAGAAGCCTACCAGCGCGCCCGCAATCACAAATGGTACATGACCGCGCGGATGATCACCGTCCACGATATTTATTCGTTCGACCCCAACGCGGTGGTGAGCTGGGAACCCTTCGCTGACCTCGTCGGCCGGCACTTCAAGCAGCCAAAAGAAGGCTTGGGTTTCGACAACAGTCCGGTCGCGCACATGTGGCGCACGATTCGGCGGCCGACAAAATACCTGTGA
- a CDS encoding ABC transporter ATP-binding protein — protein sequence MLRTQTPWAIFNDYMGRLKVYLWRYRRRYFLGGLCLLATTTLVMWIPWWIRQAVSILEHGGSLRDVTYYAAIIGAAAIAQGIVRTYSRALIFNAGRNVEYDLRNDLFAHLQKLPLSYYHARRTGDLMSRVINDISAVRVMLGPGVLNAVNAPLYYVYALALMFSMDVRMTLAAVAPFPLLMFFACRFRGRMMKASQEVQAQMATLSSHVQENLSGMHVVKAHSQEEYQTRQFAEFNEVYQEKSMEAARMRGIVQPVMQGFNALTVLIVIWYGGIRVVRGDLLVADVVAFVAYLNVLAWPTAAFGWMFSLIERGRAAMQRLEEVLKVEPDIKDSPKALPVPGLKAGVEFRDVAFSYGGQANGHAALEGINFTLPVGRSVALVGRIGSGKSTVAQLLPRLFDVGAGAVLWDGQDTRNLSLRQLRQTMGYVPQDPFLFSTSIRRNLTFGRDDVSDEEIARAIRLARLDRDLEIFPNGADTVVGERGVTLSGGQKQRATLARALLMDPPVLVLDDCLSSVDAQTEAEILAGIRSILKEKTCLIISHRTSAVKEADEILVLDDGKIVERGNHQQLVDRRGIYADIYEQQRLSEELESI from the coding sequence TTGTTGCGAACCCAGACCCCCTGGGCTATCTTTAATGATTACATGGGGCGGCTGAAGGTTTATCTGTGGCGCTATCGGCGCCGTTATTTTTTGGGCGGGTTGTGTCTGCTTGCCACGACCACACTGGTGATGTGGATTCCGTGGTGGATTCGCCAGGCGGTGAGCATCCTCGAACATGGCGGGTCGCTGCGCGATGTCACCTATTACGCGGCGATCATCGGCGCCGCGGCCATCGCCCAGGGCATCGTTCGGACCTACTCGCGCGCGCTGATCTTTAACGCCGGCCGCAACGTTGAATACGACCTGCGCAACGATCTCTTCGCCCATCTGCAAAAGCTGCCGCTGTCCTATTATCACGCACGCCGCACCGGCGACCTAATGTCGCGGGTTATCAACGACATTTCGGCCGTGCGCGTCATGTTGGGTCCCGGGGTTCTCAACGCGGTCAACGCGCCGCTCTATTATGTCTATGCTTTGGCGTTGATGTTCTCGATGGACGTCCGCATGACGCTGGCGGCGGTGGCGCCGTTCCCGCTGTTGATGTTTTTTGCTTGCCGTTTTCGCGGCCGCATGATGAAAGCGTCCCAGGAAGTGCAGGCGCAGATGGCGACCTTGAGCAGCCACGTGCAAGAAAATCTAAGCGGCATGCACGTGGTCAAGGCGCACAGCCAGGAAGAGTATCAAACCCGTCAGTTTGCCGAGTTCAACGAAGTTTACCAAGAAAAGAGCATGGAAGCGGCGCGCATGCGCGGCATCGTTCAGCCGGTGATGCAGGGCTTCAATGCTTTGACGGTTTTGATCGTGATCTGGTACGGCGGCATCCGCGTCGTGCGCGGCGACTTGTTGGTTGCCGACGTGGTGGCGTTCGTCGCCTATCTCAATGTTCTGGCGTGGCCCACCGCCGCCTTCGGCTGGATGTTTTCGTTGATCGAACGGGGCCGCGCCGCCATGCAGCGGCTCGAAGAGGTGCTCAAGGTCGAGCCTGACATCAAAGATTCGCCTAAAGCCCTGCCGGTGCCGGGGCTCAAAGCCGGCGTCGAATTTCGCGACGTGGCGTTTTCCTACGGCGGCCAAGCCAACGGCCATGCGGCGCTGGAGGGTATCAATTTTACGCTGCCAGTGGGGCGCTCGGTGGCACTGGTGGGGCGCATCGGCTCGGGCAAAAGCACGGTGGCGCAGCTCCTGCCGCGCTTGTTCGACGTCGGCGCCGGGGCGGTGCTGTGGGATGGGCAGGATACTCGCAACTTGTCCTTGCGCCAGCTGCGCCAGACGATGGGCTACGTGCCGCAGGATCCGTTTCTGTTTTCGACCTCAATTCGACGCAATCTCACCTTTGGCCGCGACGACGTCAGCGACGAAGAGATCGCCCGGGCGATTCGCCTGGCGCGGCTCGATCGCGACTTGGAAATTTTCCCCAACGGCGCCGATACCGTCGTCGGCGAGCGCGGCGTGACGTTGTCGGGTGGGCAGAAGCAGCGGGCGACGCTAGCGCGGGCGCTCTTGATGGATCCGCCGGTGTTGGTGCTCGACGATTGTCTGTCGAGCGTCGATGCGCAAACCGAAGCGGAAATCTTGGCCGGCATTCGCTCGATTCTCAAAGAAAAGACCTGCCTGATCATTTCGCACCGAACTTCCGCGGTCAAAGAAGCCGATGAAATCCTGGTTCTCGACGACGGCAAGATCGTCGAGCGCGGCAATCACCAGCAGTTGGTCGACCGCCGCGGTATTTACGCCGACATCTACGAACAGCAGCGCTTGAGCGAAGAACTGGAAAGCATCTAG
- a CDS encoding ABC transporter ATP-binding protein translates to MAQAHNQEEALGKAYDFQLIRRLWAFMVPYKKLFWLAMLLLPLQQAFGLAQPYLMKVAIDEYIAQRDLWGLQNVGLLFFGALIGETVTAFFHFYLTMEVAQKCLSDMRVAIFSHVQKLPMAYFDRNPVGRLVTRMTTDVDVLQEMFSSGVMTLLSDFIMVVWIVGIMFYMHPGLALISLALIPPMALAINFFRVKARQNYRQIRERIARVNAYLGEAISGMAVIQLFARESKTFQEFDDLNASHRDAYHLSNFYEAALYSMVEAAGAVSVALLLWWGGGEVLHAVIGIGTLVAFKEYIHRFFIPLRDFSQKYAVMQSAMSSAERIFQLLDTPVAIASPKQPVVPKTFRGEVEFDNVWFQYKDNDPVLKGVSFKIAPGERVAVVGATGSGKTTTIKLLNRLYDIQKGSIKVSGVDVREWDLPALRQHIGVVLQDVFLFSGDVASNLRLGDNTIPLDRVVEAARAANADGFVQRLSAGYEAPVRERGSNFSGGQKQLLSLARVLMFQPDILVLDEATSSVDTETEALIQDALEKIMRNRTCLVIAHRLSTIRTADRIIVLHHGEVREIGSHAELMEQQGIYHRLYQLQYEREELKSLTHDAPKILG, encoded by the coding sequence ATGGCCCAGGCACACAACCAGGAAGAGGCTCTCGGTAAGGCCTATGACTTTCAGCTCATTCGGCGCCTGTGGGCGTTCATGGTGCCCTACAAGAAGCTTTTCTGGCTTGCCATGTTGCTCCTGCCGCTGCAGCAAGCGTTTGGATTGGCGCAGCCCTATCTGATGAAGGTCGCCATCGACGAGTACATTGCGCAGCGAGATCTCTGGGGCTTGCAAAATGTCGGCTTGCTGTTTTTCGGCGCGCTCATCGGCGAAACCGTCACGGCCTTCTTCCATTTTTATTTGACCATGGAGGTGGCGCAGAAGTGTCTCTCCGACATGCGCGTGGCGATTTTCTCCCATGTGCAGAAATTGCCGATGGCCTACTTCGACCGCAATCCGGTGGGCCGGCTGGTAACGCGCATGACCACCGACGTCGATGTTTTGCAGGAGATGTTTTCCTCCGGCGTCATGACGCTGTTGTCGGACTTCATCATGGTCGTGTGGATCGTCGGCATCATGTTCTACATGCACCCGGGCCTGGCGTTGATTTCGCTGGCGCTGATTCCGCCGATGGCACTGGCGATCAATTTTTTCCGCGTCAAAGCGCGGCAAAACTATCGGCAGATTCGCGAGCGCATCGCGCGCGTCAATGCTTATTTGGGCGAAGCGATCTCGGGCATGGCGGTGATCCAGCTTTTTGCCCGCGAGTCGAAAACCTTCCAAGAGTTCGACGATCTGAACGCCTCGCACCGCGATGCCTACCACCTGTCGAACTTCTACGAAGCGGCGCTCTATTCGATGGTCGAAGCCGCCGGCGCCGTCAGTGTGGCGCTGCTGCTGTGGTGGGGCGGCGGCGAAGTCCTACACGCTGTGATCGGCATCGGCACGCTGGTGGCGTTCAAAGAATATATTCACCGGTTTTTTATTCCGCTGCGCGACTTCAGCCAGAAATACGCGGTCATGCAATCGGCGATGTCGTCGGCGGAACGGATTTTTCAGTTGCTTGATACGCCGGTCGCCATTGCGAGCCCCAAACAGCCCGTCGTGCCCAAGACTTTCCGCGGCGAAGTGGAGTTCGACAACGTTTGGTTTCAGTACAAAGACAACGATCCGGTGTTGAAAGGCGTGTCGTTCAAGATTGCCCCGGGAGAGCGGGTCGCAGTCGTAGGGGCCACAGGGTCCGGCAAGACGACGACGATTAAATTGCTTAATCGCCTCTACGATATTCAAAAAGGCTCGATCAAGGTGAGCGGCGTCGATGTGCGCGAGTGGGATTTGCCGGCGCTGCGCCAGCATATCGGCGTGGTTCTGCAAGACGTCTTCTTGTTTTCCGGCGACGTCGCCAGCAATCTGCGCCTGGGCGACAACACGATTCCGCTCGACCGCGTGGTGGAAGCGGCGCGCGCCGCCAATGCCGACGGCTTCGTGCAGCGCTTGTCGGCCGGCTACGAGGCGCCGGTGCGCGAGCGCGGCAGCAATTTTTCCGGCGGCCAGAAACAGCTGCTTTCGCTGGCCCGGGTGCTGATGTTCCAGCCCGATATCTTAGTGCTTGATGAAGCGACCTCGAGCGTCGACACTGAGACGGAGGCCTTGATTCAGGATGCCTTGGAAAAGATCATGCGCAACCGCACCTGTTTGGTGATCGCGCACCGCCTGTCGACCATCCGCACCGCCGATCGGATCATTGTCCTGCACCACGGTGAAGTGCGCGAGATCGGCTCCCACGCCGAGCTGATGGAGCAGCAGGGGATTTACCATCGCCTCTATCAGTTGCAGTATGAACGAGAAGAGCTCAAGAGCCTGACGCATGACGCGCCCAAGATTCTGGGATAG